The Collinsella aerofaciens genomic interval GTTCTCGCAGCGCGCGGCGCCCCGGCGATGTTCCACAAAGGCCGTGCGCCCCGGGACCACGGCAAAGCAAAGGGGCCCGCATCCGATAGGATACGGGCCCCTGACTATAAGACGCGATGCGTTAACAGCAGCGACTACTTGCGGTGCGCGCGATAGAACTCGATGAGCGCCTGGGTCGAAGCGTCCTGCTCGGCCTTGGCGGCGTCATCGTGGAAGGCCGGGGTGATCTGCTTGGCAAGCTGCTTGCCCAGCTCGACGCCCCACTGGTCGTAGGAGTCGATGCCCCAGACCGTGCCCTCGACAAACGTGATGTGCTCGTACAGGGCGATGAGCTCGCCGAGTGCGAACGGGGTCAACGTGTCGCCAAAGATCGAGGTCGTCGGACGGTTGCCCTCAAAGCAGCGGGCCGGGACGATCTGCTCGGGCGTGCCCTCGGCGCGCACCTCATCGGCCGTCTTACCAAAGGCGAGCGCCTTGGTCTGGGCCAGGAAGTTGCCCAGGAACAGCTCGTGCACGTCCTGGCCGCTGTCGGTCGCAGGGTTGGCGGTATTGGCGAAGGCAATGAAATCGGCCGGGACCACCACGGTGCCCTGGTGCAGCAGCTGGTAGAAGGCGTGCTGACCGTTGGTGCCGGGCTCGCCCCAGAAGATCTCACCGGTGTCGGAGGTCACGGCGCTGCCGTCCCAGCGGACATGCTTGCCGTTGGACTCCATGGTGAGCTGCTGCAGGTAGGCCGGGAAACGATGCAGGTACTGGCAGTACGGCAGCACGGCGTGGCTCTTGGAACCGAAGAAGTTGACGTACCAGACGTTGAGCAGGCCCATCAGCGCGACGGCATTGTTCTCGAGCGGCGTGTTGCAGAAGTACTCGTCGATGGCGTGGAAGCCCTCGAGGAACTGTTGGAAGCGCTCGGGGCCGAGCACGACGATCAGCGACAGGCCCACGGCGGAGTCAACGGAATAGCGGCCGCCAACCCAGCTCCAGAAACCGAAGGCGTTGGCGGGGTCGATACCGAAGGCCTCGACCTTCTCGAGTGCGGTGGAGACGGCGACGAAGTGCTTTGCCACGGCCTCGGCGTTCTGCTCATCGGAGCCGTCGATGGCGCCCTGAGCCTTGAGCTGCTCGAGCATCCAGGTCTTGACTTCGCGGGCGTTGGTGAGGGTCTCGAGCGTGGTGAAGGTCTTGGAGACGATGATCACGAGCGTGGTCTCGGGATCCAGGCCCTTGAGCTTCTCGGCCTGATCGTTGGGATCGATGTTGGAGATGTAGCGGCAGTCGATACCGGCGTCGGCATAGGGACGCAGGGCCTCGTAGGCCATGACCGGGCCCAGATCGGAGCCGCCGATGCCGATGGACACCAGGTGCTCGATCTTCTTGCCGGTAACGCCCTTCCACTCACCGGAGCGCACGCGCTCGGCGAAGGCATACATGCGATCGAGGACCTGGTGCACGTCGGCGACGACGTCCTGGCCATCGACGATGAGCTGGCCCTTCTCGCTTGCCGGGCGGCGCAGCGCGGTGTGCAGGACAGCGCGGTCCTCGGTGGTGTTGATGTGCTCGCCAGAGAACATGGCGTCGCGGCGCTCCTCGAGCTTCACCTCGCGAGCAAGATCGCACAGCAGCTTGACGGTCTCATCGGTCACCAGGTTCTTCGACAGATCGAAGTGCAGGTCACCGGCGTCAAAGCTCAGCTTGTTCACGCGGTCGGCGTCAGCAGCGAACCAGGCCTTGAGGTCGATACCTTCGGCCTCGAGCTTCTCCTGATGGGCCTCGAGTGCCTTCCAAGCGGCAGTCGACGTAGCATCGATAGGTGCGGCAACAGTTGCCATAGAGTCCTCCTCAGCATACGGGCGCACGCCTCCATGCGCCCGGACATTCAGATGCCACTATTCTAGCGCAGGTCAAGACTACAATCAGCGAGCGTTGCCAATCGGCCCCCAAACGGCAACCGATCAAAAAGAGACAGGCTTATTTTGGCAGGTCAAACGCTTTACCAACCAAAAATAACCCATCCCTTTATGGCAAATATTAGGCCACGGCGCAGACGCTACCGAGCAACTCACGCAGAGGAGACCCGATGCCCTCCAGCAGTTCGGGCGCGATAATGGCAAAAACGGGAACCTCGCCGGTGCCCACGACAGCAGGCACCTTGCCCTCCGAGACAATGCATCCATAAGGGACAAAACCATCTTCGCCGGCATCGAGCGCCGCCATGCGACGCGCGAGTTCGCGCGCAAAGCCGGCAGCATCGGCATCGCCAATCGCCAGGACAAAGTCCACGCCTTCGTCGGTCGCCAGGGCCACGGCTTCGTCGACCAGTTCGTCTCCCCCGTCGCCCTCAAACGAGCCGCAGCGGAAAAGCACACGCTCGAGTAGGGCTCGAGCGCGCGAACCAAGTGCCGCCGAGACAAGCTCATCGCGCGTATGCTTGTCACCGCCCAACACGACCAGTGCCTTGGTGCCAGCGTAGTGGGCAACCAATCGCCCGCACCAGCGAGCCACATCCCCATCCGCAACCAAGCGCGTCGGCATACCAAACCCATAATTGACCATCTTTCCCACAACCCTTCCGTGCGCATAGGCGGTATCAATCGTTAGGCTCATGCTACGAAGCAAGGTTTTCCGAGCTGTTTCGCACTCTTTAGAGCTGCGTTAAAACCCGATGCAGTTGCACGACTATACCTGGCAAAAAGGAACAGGTTTTGACGATGTCCGGACGAGCGGGTATTATCGAACAGATATTCGATAAGAACATGTGTTTGATGGAGGGACACGGATGGCGCACGAGCAGCACACCTATATCTGCATCGACCTCAAGACGTTTTATGCCAGCGTCGAGTGCGTCGACCGTGGGCTCGATCCGCTCACCACCAACCTAGTCGTTGCCGACGAATCGCGCGGACGCACGACCATCTGCCTCGCCATCACGCAGGCCATGAAGGACTTAGGTATTCACAACCGCTGCCGCCTATTCGAGATTCCCGACGGCATCGACTACATCAAGGCCGTACCGCGCATGCAGCACTACATGGAGGTGTCGGCGCAGATCTACGGTATCTACCTGGAATACGTCAGTCCGCAAGACGTTCACGTCTACTCAATTGACGAGTGCTTTATCGACGTGACACCCTATCTGGACCTCTATCACACCGATGCGGAAGGCTTCGCCTGCATGTTGCGCGACGAGGTCCTGGCGCGCACCGGCATCACGGCGACGGTCGGCATCGGCCCCAACCTATTCCAGGCCAAAGTTGCACTCGATATCACCGCCAAGCACGTACCCAGCCGCATCGGCATACTCGACGATGAGACCTTTCGCAAGGAAATCTGGCCCCATCGTCCCATCACCGATATCTGGGGCATCGGCCCCGGCGTGGCAGCACGACTCGAAAAATACGGCGTCTACGATCTGATGGGCGTCGCGGCGCTCGACGAAAACCTGCTTTACGACGAGCTCGGCGTCAATGCCGAGTATCTCATCGACCACGCCTTCGGACGCGAGCCGACAACCATCGCCGATATCCAAGCCTATCGCCCGCAAGCAACTTCGACCACCACAGGACAGGTGCTCTCGAAGGGCTATGCCTACGAGCAGGCCTACACCGTCTTGCGCGAGATGGTCGACAACGCCGTGTTGGACTTGATCGATAAGCACGTGGTCTGCGACAGCATCTCGCTCTTTGTGGGCTACGCGAGCGAGCGCGCCGACATACGCAGGCTTGATGCCAGCGGTACTGCACAATATGTGGACGGATGCGGACACCTGCGCTCGAGTACGTCGAGCATCGAACCCACCGCAACCGCCGGCCCCGAGCTCGCGCCCCGTGCTCCCAAGCCCGTCCAGCGCGATGACGAACGGCGCCGCCTGGTGCGCGAAGCGCAGGCAATCGATGGCATCTTTGTGGGAGAGCATGGTGGCAAACCGCGTGGTGGCTATGCCGCGCTCTTTGCGCACTCCAACGCCTCGCGCAAGCTGCCCGAGCGTACCAATTCGTTTAAGAAGATCATGGGCTATTTCGATGAGCTCTGGGCGCAGACTGTCGATCCCAAACGACCGGTCAAGCGCATCAACCTGGGCTTTAGCAATCTTGTGCCCGAGGAATTTGCCACCATCGATCTGTTCAGCGATATCGAGGCCGATGAGCGCGAGCGCGACCTGGCGCGCGCCGTCCTGGCCGTGAAAGGCAAGTACGGCAAGAACGCGCTCGTCAAGGGATTAAGCTTTACCGCCGGCGCCACCGCGCGCGAGCGCAACGATCAAGTTGGAGGACACCGTGCCTAAACCCAAACAACAGCCCATGCGCCCGCCGACCGCCTTCGAGCGCCTGGCGGACCCCGAGGGCAGACGCCGCGCAGCCGACCCCAACCTCACTGCCAACGGTGCCGTGCGCGCCAACCGCGCCGCACAGTTTATGCCCTTTGCCGCCCTCACGGGATACTACGAACTCGTGCGCAAGCAGGAAATCACCGTCGAGCAAAAACGTGAGCTCACGGAAGAAAAAGCCCTCGAGCTTTCGCAAAAGCTCGAGGGCCTCAAACGCGGCGACTTGGTGCGCGTCACCTATTACGATACGTACGGCTATCGTAGCCGCACGGGCATTCTCGACGAAGCGTTACCCGCATTCAAGCTGCTCAAACTCAGGGATATCGCCATCAACTTCGACGATATCCAGGACATTGAGCTACGCGGACGAGCCTAGCGACGAGAACGCTTGCGCAAGACGAGAGCAATGCCAAGCACTGCGGCAGCTGCAACCAGCAATCCCAAGACCAGCGTGAGGGTCGAGTCGCCAGCGCGAGGCAGCGAGCCGTCCTTCGGAGTCTTCTTAGCGGTCGTCGTGACGGTGGTCGTGGTGCTGCTCGACTGGTCGTTGCCACCCGTCTGGCTGCCGCCAGGCTGATCGCCGCCACCCGGCTGCGAAGGATCGGTGGGTTCCGTCGGATCCGGAGTACCGGGATCAACCGGATTCTCCGAATTCTCCTTGCGCTGGATCCAGACCTGGCAACCATAGAACGGGTTGGCGGTACCAAGGCACAGACCCTGGTTGGTCACCGCAAAGGTGCGCAGACCATGGTTATACGGATCGTTAAAGCCATTGGTCGTCAGCGTCGTAAAGTTCACGCCGTCCTCGGTCACATACATATCAAAGCCGCGCTCGGCATCGCGCAGGTAACACATGCACGTAAGGACACTCTGCAACTTCTTGAGGTTCTCCTCGCTCAGCAGCTTATCGAGCGCATCCTGAATATCGCTCGGCAGCTCGGTGCCATAGGCATCCTCGTACTGCTGCTTAAGGCTCTCATAGCTATCGAGCATGTCCTGATACTGGTCGGCAAAGGACTTGAAGTACGCGATCTCGCCATCGATCTTCTGGACATAAGCGGCGTCGTCCTCAAAGTCCTGGGACATCGTCGCGGCCTGATCGCAAAGACCGCCCGCGGCATCCTCCAGCGCATCGCTCAGATCGCCAAAGCCCTTAGCAACCTCGGTCTTCTCGTCATCGACATCGACGGCCTTGTTTGAATCATCAACCTCAGCAGCTTCGTTCGAATCATCGACCTCGACGGCCTCGTTTGAATCATCGTCCGCAAGCGTGTTCACGGGAACGATGGGGTCGTCAGGCGATTTCTTGTCGAGCAGGTGATTGAGCAGGTCCCTAAGGCGCTGAACCTGAGAGTCCCACTCCTCGGGCGTCATATCGATAATGTCGCCATTGGAGAACTGGCCGATCGGCTCAAGCAGGCTCGCGGTATCAAAGGTACCGATATACAGCTTGCCGTCGAACTTCTGCATGCGCCAAATGTACTGGTTCTCGTTTCGGCCAAAGCCCGAAGTCAGGCCGGAAATACCGCCCTCGGGGAACATGTCGGTGCGATCGCCAACGACGAGCTCCATGTTCTCGTCCTTGTCCATGCGATAGATGTTAACCGACTGCTCAAGATTGGCATTCACAAACGAGCAGTCAACGCCACCCATGCTGCTCTTGCCGCCCTCTTCGGTGTTGGATTTGTTGAACAGGATGCGCTCGAGGGCAATCTCCTCGTCGTTGTATTCACCGATATAGAGGTAGTCGTTGTAGACGATGAGGTTGGCAGCGCCAGAACGGGTACGGGCAGGATCGATGCCAAAGCAGTACTTTGCACCGTCCGTCTTCTGATCGCCGACAATGGGAGTCCACGAATAGCTGCCGTCGGCATTCTTGTCGCCACGGACCATGGCAAACGACTGCATGGAATTATCATCGGGAGCGTTCTCGGGCGTACCGGTGCAGATGGTCGCATAGAGATGGCCATTGTACGAGACCATATCCCAAATGGCGCCGCCGTAGATGCTGTCCTGATAGCGAATCGCCGGATAGCCAAACAGCGTCTCCGAGTTGGCAATCTCGGTGAAGCTGTCCTGGCCCTTCGAGGGGTCAGACGACGTCAGGATTGTCGACACAAAATTACCGTTCGCGTCTTTACCCACATTACTGATGACGAGCTGGCCATCATGGACGCACATGCCGCGGATACCGGTAGAAATGCCCTGCTTGTAGGCAGCACCGTAATCCTGCATGCTCGAAAGGCCCTGATAGACAACTTTGTACTCATCCGTCTTAGGATCGATCTCGTATACAGCAGGCAGGCCGCCTTTGCCGTCATTGGTCCTGACGCTGCCGCAGAAATAGAGCTTACCCTTATAGCTCACGGCATTGCGGAACAAAGGAGCGACGCCGTTGAGCGATTCAGAGAGTAGCAGCTTGGTCTCACCGGTCTTGGTATTGATCTTGACCAAGATGCCGCCGCTGTCCTTGTCGGCCGTGCCGTCCTCCTTCTGCTGTCCATAGAAGAAGGTACCGTTAAACATGGCCTCCAGCGTCAGGCGCATGGTTTCGACATCAAAGGAATCGCCCAGCGTGCTGTTCATGAGCGTCAGCGTGTTGCCCATCG includes:
- a CDS encoding iron-containing alcohol dehydrogenase, with protein sequence MVNYGFGMPTRLVADGDVARWCGRLVAHYAGTKALVVLGGDKHTRDELVSAALGSRARALLERVLFRCGSFEGDGGDELVDEAVALATDEGVDFVLAIGDADAAGFARELARRMAALDAGEDGFVPYGCIVSEGKVPAVVGTGEVPVFAIIAPELLEGIGSPLRELLGSVCAVA
- the pgi gene encoding glucose-6-phosphate isomerase → MATVAAPIDATSTAAWKALEAHQEKLEAEGIDLKAWFAADADRVNKLSFDAGDLHFDLSKNLVTDETVKLLCDLAREVKLEERRDAMFSGEHINTTEDRAVLHTALRRPASEKGQLIVDGQDVVADVHQVLDRMYAFAERVRSGEWKGVTGKKIEHLVSIGIGGSDLGPVMAYEALRPYADAGIDCRYISNIDPNDQAEKLKGLDPETTLVIIVSKTFTTLETLTNAREVKTWMLEQLKAQGAIDGSDEQNAEAVAKHFVAVSTALEKVEAFGIDPANAFGFWSWVGGRYSVDSAVGLSLIVVLGPERFQQFLEGFHAIDEYFCNTPLENNAVALMGLLNVWYVNFFGSKSHAVLPYCQYLHRFPAYLQQLTMESNGKHVRWDGSAVTSDTGEIFWGEPGTNGQHAFYQLLHQGTVVVPADFIAFANTANPATDSGQDVHELFLGNFLAQTKALAFGKTADEVRAEGTPEQIVPARCFEGNRPTTSIFGDTLTPFALGELIALYEHITFVEGTVWGIDSYDQWGVELGKQLAKQITPAFHDDAAKAEQDASTQALIEFYRAHRK
- a CDS encoding DNA repair protein, which produces MAHEQHTYICIDLKTFYASVECVDRGLDPLTTNLVVADESRGRTTICLAITQAMKDLGIHNRCRLFEIPDGIDYIKAVPRMQHYMEVSAQIYGIYLEYVSPQDVHVYSIDECFIDVTPYLDLYHTDAEGFACMLRDEVLARTGITATVGIGPNLFQAKVALDITAKHVPSRIGILDDETFRKEIWPHRPITDIWGIGPGVAARLEKYGVYDLMGVAALDENLLYDELGVNAEYLIDHAFGREPTTIADIQAYRPQATSTTTGQVLSKGYAYEQAYTVLREMVDNAVLDLIDKHVVCDSISLFVGYASERADIRRLDASGTAQYVDGCGHLRSSTSSIEPTATAGPELAPRAPKPVQRDDERRRLVREAQAIDGIFVGEHGGKPRGGYAALFAHSNASRKLPERTNSFKKIMGYFDELWAQTVDPKRPVKRINLGFSNLVPEEFATIDLFSDIEADERERDLARAVLAVKGKYGKNALVKGLSFTAGATARERNDQVGGHRA